Sequence from the Mytilus trossulus isolate FHL-02 unplaced genomic scaffold, PNRI_Mtr1.1.1.hap1 h1tg000373l__unscaffolded, whole genome shotgun sequence genome:
GAGGCATATCCTGCTGTAATGCGTATCCCTCAAAGTTTGATTTTACCGTTATTGCTATTGTTTTACTGATAGGTGGTGCTTTTTATTCACGTTTCGTCTCGTTCTATGGGTATTAGTTGTGAATTCATTTGTTGAACACTGAAAGTAAGCACAAAGGAAATTAACTCCAATAAGAATTTTTAagaagattttgaaatatgaaaaaaaaatgtgtagatCTCGATTTTGTTAACTACTTGGTGTGGCTGTTTAAAGTGGTTATCTATGTAtctattatatatgtataatcgTCATTATAGGGCATCATGTATCacgctgctcagtttcaaaataaataactttcaataaattagtatatatattgataggaAATTGATTGAGGAatcaaaaaagcaaacaaaaaaaaaaaggtatcaatgtgcttgttttcgagatatcaGTCATTCGAATTTttgcgggaaaatgttctcttttgatttttctttgctttatcattgaccacttaaagttctcaaaactattagaaataaataatatttaatcagacttttacaaaaggcTTATAATTATACGCGTAAAAGATGTCTAAAAAGAAAAAGGgcaaatttgataaaactagGGAATttctaaaactgacaaaattccaaaacatgacattgAAAACTGTTTTGTATAAACATATGTATTCTACTAATGATTCACAGTGCTAGCAATATAAACTTTGCGTAAATAAAAAGGTTTGATTgtgattttgaaatgaaaaacagtAATTAAAGTGGTCTATCTTTGCTTCGGGTTTTTAAATGCCTGTGCTGTGAAGAAATTCTTGTGTCAAAACTGATAAAATATATGCCTCTTATTCCTTGAAATTGATGTTAATAATGATATTGATTCAGGTCATATGTGTTGTTGTCATCGTAACTTTGgatgtttttttagttattttgatTTGCCATATTTAAATTTCAGACAAGGCTAATTGCTTGTTTATATAATCTGCATTGTAATTGCAGTTGTATTATTTTGGGTCTTGTTTTGACATTAAGAGGACGATCAATGCTCGAAAGTAAGAGCAAGTACGTAAATGTTGATTTGGTTAAATCAAATGTTAATTAACATAATTCTTAgtctttacaaaaacaaatggcATTTTATCTACTGagcattttgtttacattttgtgtATAAGATGGCCAGAAAAATACGTTTGACCACTGCCAACAATTCCAGAAGATTGAGTCCATATATTCTTGACGAAAACACTATCGCCAGATTCAAGTGTAAATGATGCACCGATCGTAAGAGAATTGAAATTCAACGCAACGGATACTGCCATTTCTTCAGTGTTTCGAAATAATCCTAGGTGCAAATATCCACTATGACTTTGTCTTGCCGATGCTGTGAATTGATATAGACCCTTGGATGGAGCAGTAAAAATCCCTGTTGCACTATTGTACGCACTCccaatattttctataattttttcaaacttGACAGTGGCTTTACCCGCAATAGAACCATAGTCTGGAGTAATAAGACGTGCTAGGAATGTCACTATCAACGGATCTGAAAGTATAGATAATATGCAGtgtttttaaatgacatttgaAAAGGTCAAAATTAACGTACATGTATCGAGTAAATAACTAGTCTTAGACGGAAATGCACTCAATATTGTAAAAACTATAACTACTAAAAACTTAAGAGGCGTTAGTTGTCAATAGAAATACATTTATCGAAATACTTTCAGACCATTAATCATTGTATTTAGAACAGTTTCAGAGAGAAAGATCGTTATGAAGTTACGTATCGAATATGTAATGTGTTTGTTAACATACAATCTAAAACAATCTTTTCTAGAAAAAGGTATAAACCCAAATCAATGATACTTAGGAAAaggtgaatctatggaaaggTTCAATTGGGTTCGCAATAATTGCTATTTATTATTCCATACTATGTACATCCAAACCAGATCCAATTAAACGATCATTGAGCCTCACTGCAAACATTTTTATGCACTTATATATTGAAGATATAttgatgtgtttgttttttttttaaattttagactgACAAGAAACTCTGGAAAGTTTTAAATTTCGCAAAGTTTGACTAGATTTGGGTTGACAAGACTCGAACATATATcgattattcaaattttcaatatattataaatgtgtATGAAGAGGttgacaaaaccacgaaatctaatatctttgaaaatgaaagttttcttcaatccacgaaaattgatattcacgaaaataaatgaattcacaataGTTAAGCCCATTTCTTCCTTTCGTTACACTCCTCATTCAATATTCTGCATGTAAACTCCTTACGGCCCGAATATGCTTTTATctcaaatcaaaatcaatattaactaGAACATTCATCATTGATAGAAGCAATACTAGAACATGAATATcttattaatgatttaaaatttttaatgttttatgatGGGAAGACCAGAAAATATCTTCCTCTTGTTTGGCAAATGGtttgaataagaaaaaagattgataaaatttcgaaaaagagACAATGAGAACAGATGacataaacaaattattcataCCACATTCGGACATTTTAACTGTATCCGGTTACTTAAGAAATTAGAGAAAACTGgaatttttcatcttttttccTCCAGCCCTGCGTATTAAAACTGGTGACTACATGGCTGACATTACATTCCTTCAGTATGTCATGTCAGCCATGTagatgtgagaaaaaaaaagaacttgaGAAGGCCAATCGCCGAAACGTCtcaaaaactgttttattgatACAAGAATATACAGTATGTTCCatattggaattttgaaaacaaataatcaaatattctttattctttagaTTCCAAGTTACGATCAATTTCATTGTCCAAGCTACAATACTGTATCCCTGTGACATGCTTTCTCAGTATCTTAGAAAATCAATCAACTGAATGTATACATGTCTTATAATATCAATCGTTTCAAATTGatgaacaaatttattttaatatactgttttgttgttattttctaTCCTTTGTAGTTCCTTTCTGAACATTCCATAATCTTAGGATTTGAATTTTTGCACGGAAGTATAGAACGAATAGTtaggataaaaaataaaatacac
This genomic interval carries:
- the LOC134701954 gene encoding complement C1q-like protein 4; this translates as MTGHRSFISFLCTLYILFGSAKTLETSPTVPETDPLIVTFLARLITPDYGSIAGKATVKFEKIIENIGSAYNSATGIFTAPSKGLYQFTASARQSHSGYLHLGLFRNTEEMAVSVALNFNSLTIGASFTLESGDSVFVKNIWTQSSGIVGSGQTYFSGHLIHKM